A part of Escherichia marmotae genomic DNA contains:
- the djlA gene encoding co-chaperone DjlA, with protein MQYWGKIIGVAVALLMGGGFWGVILGLLIGHMFDKARGRKMAWFANQRERQALFFATTFEVMGHLTKSKGRVTEADIHVATLLMDRMNLHGASRTAAQNAFRVGKSDNYPLREKMRQFRSVCFGRFDLIRMFLEIQIQAAFADGSLHPNERAVLYVIAEELGISRAQFDQFLRMMQGGAQFGGGYQQQSGGGNWQQAQRGPTLEDACNVLGVKPTDEATTIKRAYRKLMSEHHPDKLVAKGLPPEMMEMAKQKAQEIQQAYELIKQQKGFK; from the coding sequence ATGCAGTATTGGGGAAAAATCATTGGCGTGGCCGTGGCCTTACTGATGGGCGGCGGCTTTTGGGGCGTTATATTAGGTCTGTTAATCGGCCATATGTTTGATAAAGCCCGTGGCCGCAAAATGGCGTGGTTCGCCAACCAGCGTGAGCGTCAGGCGCTGTTTTTTGCCACCACGTTTGAAGTGATGGGGCATTTAACCAAATCCAAAGGACGTGTTACTGAGGCTGATATTCATGTCGCCACATTGCTCATGGATCGGATGAATTTACACGGCGCTTCCCGTACAGCGGCGCAAAATGCGTTCCGGGTCGGAAAATCAGACAATTACCCACTGCGCGAAAAGATGCGACAGTTTCGCAGTGTCTGCTTTGGTCGTTTTGACTTAATTCGTATGTTTCTGGAGATCCAGATTCAGGCGGCGTTTGCCGATGGTTCGCTGCATCCAAATGAACGCGCAGTGCTGTATGTGATTGCCGAAGAGTTAGGGATCTCCCGCGCCCAGTTTGACCAGTTCTTGCGTATGATGCAGGGCGGTGCGCAGTTTGGTGGCGGTTATCAGCAACAGTCTGGCGGTGGCAACTGGCAGCAGGCGCAACGAGGCCCGACGCTGGAAGATGCCTGTAATGTGCTGGGTGTGAAGCCGACGGATGAGGCGACCACCATTAAACGTGCCTACCGTAAGCTAATGAGCGAACATCATCCGGATAAGCTGGTGGCGAAAGGTCTACCGCCGGAGATGATGGAGATGGCGAAACAGAAAGCACAGGAAATTCAGCAAGCGTATGAGCTGATTAAGCAGCAGAAAGGATTTAAATAA